Part of the Macadamia integrifolia cultivar HAES 741 unplaced genomic scaffold, SCU_Mint_v3 scaffold337, whole genome shotgun sequence genome is shown below.
cacttacataacccaacccaaggatTATTTCTAACAAAATAAGCCCATTTATGTGGGTTCTCTGTATCACTAACGTATAATAAACAAAGGATAGAATATAATATAAGGATCTtcatatttaaaagaaaaacaaaacaatatacATAAATCAACGTAAACTCGTAGTGTAAAAAACCTGATATAATGTAAGACGTAATGTCAAAAGGCCATAAGGCAACACCTAGGCGTCCAAGGCAGTGCCTTGACAACTGTGATTATAACTAATAAATGGCTTATGTTTGTTTCGACCAGAAATGCCTAAAAGTCAACTCGATGGCTTAGTCGTTGGTAGATGTTATTTGGAATGGTTTATTAACTATATCTTCAGCTGAAAGACTTATTTTTTAAACCACTCTACATGCTTCTGGGACATTCAAAGGTACCATTATTGATGGGGAGTCATTCCAGTCAGCTTTCGATTCCACTTCTATCCCATTGTCTTATGACCGTGTGCTGTTATACATAAAAGAAGGGTATCACAtggttaatttttttcttttaaaacttgtGGCATCTTACAAGTAGTTGCTGCAACTTGACACTCAGGCAAtaacaaaggggaaaaagagaagggaaatttACCAGGAGCTGCCTAGATTCAGGGTTTTTTTGTTCCTCCAAGCTGCCTCACAGTTTGAAAATTATCCACAGTTGCCTTGTTTTGAGTTTGGATGCTGTGAAAATGTCCCAACTACTCTTACTTTTGTTGTGGGATGTATTTAACGTTGCTTTATAGGTTGTGGAAATTGGCATGTCTCACGGAGTCTGGCCATTCCTTTCATGGACTGTTTGAGGTGTTTGGTTTGAGTACCAATTTGATGAAGCTTGTTTATTTTGCAACATCCTCTGATAATGAACCTTATGTGCTTCAAGGAAAGACACGGAGGTGAGATTCCCAATAGACTCTGGAACAACAAATCTTCCCCCAGACTACATACAAGCGGAGGAGAATATGAAGAAAATGAACTGGGAAAAAGAGAGACTTCTTGAAGATATGCAAAGAGAGCAGGCATTGATGAACCATGTAAAGGGCAAATATGATTCAAAAAAGCAAGAATTTGTCAAGTTCATAGCTCAAGGCTCACATGGTCCATTTCAGGTACAGCCTTGGGCACATTTCTTCTAACAGATAATTGAAATACTTTTTATTTTCAAggtggttggggggggggggggggggtggacaTATAGTTTTGTTTTTGTCACCCTTGTGCTGCATGTCTCCTGATTAAGGCTTTTTCCGTTTGTCTTCCACTAGTTTTACCAATCTGCAACAAAAATCCATTATTATCAGACAAAAAAACGTAGGAGAAAGAACAAGGGAAGTGGGTAGAAAATGCTTTTTTTAAAGTTTCAGTTGCTATTCTAATAACATGCAATTGTGGTTCGAGTTGATTGTAACTATTAGGAAGCTTGTTTGGTTGCATTCATGAAGCTTTTACTATAGTGAACTCTCGGTATGCATATGCACTTTTACACGTATAGAAATTTATTTGGTGCTTATGAACCAGGGGAAATATcaatcagaaagaaaaaaaaagaaaagtgagaGGAGGAAAAAGTCAACATGAACCTTATTTCTTATATGTAGCATTTGCTTACccataattttttcctttttgtgggtGGGGAAGACAAGAAATTTAGGTGGGATCCCACCCCTTTTCTTCAGAGttggatttttttatgtttgaaattttgattgaaattcAGCAAAACATTTCGGTTTACATTGGGCCTCAAGACGAACTCACATTTGAAATACGAAGAATATAACATTTTCTCATAATGAGAGAAATGAAACGTCAAAATTTTGTCCAAACAATTGAAATGTTACGTTCCTTCATGAATACCAAATTTCGAGTTGAAATggttgaaaatgaaaaaatgagtCGAAATTGAGGAAATTAGTTCAAATTGCTAAAAACGCTTCAAATTTGTTCAAAAACATATGAACCTTTGGGGAGATTTAAGCCTTTTCCAGACCCCTCTAAGATCTAGCGACAAGATTGCTAAAGGACTCTAGGGATGAAACTTCAAGAAATAAATAAGCCACCTAAAACTTGTCGTCTTTGTTCATGTTTTTGCTATATTTGAGCAATGTTTGAACGCTTATACTAGATAAATAGGATCTGAAACTATACTTGctactttgggggttttttgttttttatttttaatttaaccAATTTCGACCATTTTGAAATTGGTCGAAATCTCTAACCTTGCTCTTCCCTATAAATCATCTCTCTTTGAAGTTTATCCCTCTCAAGCTCTAAAAGGAGTTAGATACAAATTCTCCATGGAAAGCAATGAGGATGATCTAATGGTTTCTAGCGAGGACAAGTTGTAAAGTTGGGAAGGGGTCATGGTATCAGGCGGTTCGTGTGGTCCTTTGCCCTAATTTTTCAGATTATTGCCTGCACAAGATGCTCAATCAGCCAATGCTTCAAGATTTTTAAAAGGATGGTGCCCTCCTTTTCTGAGGAATGTCAGTTGATGGGAACTTGATTAAGTAAATAAACTCAGCACTGTTTGAAAGAGAGATCATTGAAATGTAAGGGGAAAAGATGCATACATGGTGGATAATATGATTGAGATGAATCACCAAATTTGATATAAGGCTAACTAAGGTGGGTAACATTATGGGTTTTCCATAAATCCAACTGTCAAAATGCCAAGTAATCAATCCACATGGTAAAAGTGTCGGCCATGTAGGAGTCCATTCCGAGAAAACTTTATCCTATTCTTTTTAAGATTGAGAGTCTGAGACTTGGGTATCAGTAAGGGAAGTAGAAATAATTTGTGCATTGGTGTTCATCTCTCTATGCTAAATGATCAGCCTATCCTGACTAATCTTACTGATCaacattactttttttttctgaaaagcaTGATGAACAGTCCAGATATAAAACTTCAGATTTGAAGAAAATGACAGAGAAAGTCTTTTTTGACCATGAAAAAGCCCTTGGTCATGCTTCACCGATTCTTGGGTCCATTATAGGATCATAACCTTTCAAATTTCTTTAACTGCCTGCAAAATATGGTCGATCACCAAACTAATAGCTTTTTTCTGTTCTGCTATCATTATTAAAGTATTTCCTGCAAGATATATgatttttgtattatttgaTGAACATGTTCTGATTTCTGTTCTTCTACCATGAGCAGAACCAAGTTCCGGTAGGACGAGACAGAAGCATCCATAGATGAAATTTTATTGAGCCACTATGGCTGGAAAGGGAGCTTCAGGGTTCCTCAACCCCCTTCTCCAATTGTAGACAATGTAATTGTTTTCTAGTTATGCAGAAGGGACGAGTAAGAAAGATTCAGTGACCGGAGGAGGGAGGCCCGTGTATCTTGACTTGAAACAACTGAAATGTATCCTTCCATGGGTCAGTTCCTTGGGGTTTCTTGTACATGCGAGAAGATGAATGTTCTATGGTGGGAAAACTAAATGGAGCAGCATCTTCCTTGCGTACCTCTGAAATGTCTTGTTTGCATCTTTCTTGGCTGGTGGAATTTTTGAATGCTGCGTTGCGACCAATGTCTAACGTTTTGCCAAAAATCCGTGAAATGTATTATTTCAGCGAATTTAAACTATTTGTGAAATGATACAAACCATCAACATAAAATATGTATAGTTgtgaacaaaaaaaagggggagggggggggagttAAGATCGAAATTTTGGTTTCGACTCTAATATTtgtgaaaacctttttttttttttttttacaccaaATCACTCTCATACAAGCAGGGTACATATTGTTGGATAGGAGTGGAATGCATTGGAAGCAATGGCTTGCTgcatttgtaaaaaaaaatatgcaagatTCAAAGTTGTGTGGAATAGTTTATATTAGAGAATGTATAAGACAATAGACATTGTATACGCATGGGGATCCTCTATCACACGACAAGCCGTGTAGTGCAAATCCAAAGGTTGGGAGCACCTTGGACTGTTTGTCTGAGGGCTCTTAGCCCTTAGTTCTGCGCTACCCAAGGTAGCATGCTACGGAGAAGTCTTACTCCATTATATACTATTAAATGAGGGTTCAAAGTCAAGCTACCATTTTAAGCGTGTTTTCACTATCTCAAGAACTCAACTATGTTTATATGGCTTAAAATAGGATTTCATTTTgcaccaaaaaatatatataaaaatttcattgaaattttgGGACCTGATTTAGTAATTTGGGCCTTGAAACCATCCACAAGATTCCAACCAAAATTTTACAATGTTCCAAAAGTTTTCGATTTCAGATCTGAACAAAAGTAGGCTGAAAACCTTGACCAAAAACCTTGATTGCGAGGAAAGATTCAGCCCCAAGGCTTTGGTATGGAGTGCGAATGCAGGGAAGTGATTGGCtgctcctctccatagagccaaGGGATTAGAGAGTGATACTGGGACTGGGATGTTCCTATGTCACCCCCGTCCAGGATCACTCTCTGGTtcctgggctctatggagaagaATCTTATCCTCCTTTTTATATACTCTATTGATTTAAAATAGTTCGACTAGATACCTCTGCATTTTTTATGTCAGTAGTGCAATGGTTGGgttaagaccaaaaaaaaaacctagtgCACGAAAATATACGCAGCCTCACCCCATCGGTTAAATAGACATTAGGGCAGTATCTCCTTTAAATGAATGTTGTACTTCAAACAATTTGTTTCTGCTTTGTTTAGTTGGACTACAGGACACGATAGATTTACCTGAAATAATCCAAAGTTAATCAACATTTTGGATCCCTTGGCAGATGAGGATCATACCCAAATAAGGTTTATTGAAATTCTTCTCATTGAAAACCAGTTTAGTAAAATGCACAAAAAATCTTACATAAACAAAAAGTGCCAGCTAGTGCGGTCAGCAAATGTCTCAGCTGGTTGTAATGAGGTCTTTGGGTTTGGGATCAAAATCTCCACCTCAAGCGATGGTTATGGCCTTGGGAGTGGATTTAAGGAGTGACTACATggtaaatatataatatatcagGGGTGGGAGGCACACAGTCATGAAAGATGAGTATAAGAAAGCTAAATTAAAAGTGAAGGCATAGGTCTTATTTTGTACAACAAAATCCTCTTAAGGTGCAAATCTTCATGCTCCACTTGAAACAACATCGCAGTTTTCACAGAGCCTCCACATCAAGTAACTCACTGacaaccccaaaaaaaaccttagatttatccAAAGGCTTTTAGATTACATCTTTAGGACTTCCTTTACAGGCTCCgaaatccaaacatcacctcaacctggactccatctTATTTATAGCCTCCTCTACTCCAGGCATAGCCTTTCTGAAAGCTGACCACTGCTCCGCAGTCAAACTTATTCCTGTAGAAAAAGCAGAAGATGAAGGTTTATCATTAAAAGTCAATTATAATAAGCAGTCACCACACTCCTTAATGAATAGTAATCACTTAAAAACTGAAATGGTCAAAAGTGGCCAAAGTGTTAAGAATCATGCGCCCCTGCTAGCCCTCAATGAATCCACaaataaatcacaaaaattAGTAGACAAACTATGGTCATCGCCGCTGAAAGGATCAATCTAACAAGATGATCCCAACCACGAATCAGAAGGGCCTCCTTCAGACCCAGTTTGGGTTCCTGGATCCTCCATGACGTGAACTACAGgggcaccccccccccccctctctctctctctctctctctctctctctctctccccctccctccctccctctttgCATTTGACATTAAGGTGAAGGATGAAGTATCCAAAAAGTGTTTAGGTAAATCTACCAGTATGGGGAAGTTTATCCAGATATAAATACAGAACACCCCTTAAAAGGACTATCATTTTCAATTGAAGCTCACAGCAAACAGTCAAAAGGCATATATGGGAATCAAATATGATCCCAGAGACTGGTCCAGGCACCTCCTGGTGCACCACAATACCTTATGCCAAACAACTCTTAATAGGATGGCAGGTCAAAATAAATCCCCATTTCATAGAGAGTTAATGCCATCCAACTAGAAAGAAATGGGGCACCAGCAATCTATCAGGTAAAGCATGCTGGAGTATGGAGAAATCCAAAGAAAAGATTACTTTCTacaaccaaaaaatgaaaatataaagcTTATTCAATGATATGatgcagaaaagaaaaatacaacttTAAGAATAAAAATCTAGCATTGAGACTTCCCAAACTTAAGAAATAGATGTAAATAGAATCTAAAGACCTTAGGAGATTCAAgaacatcaatatatatatcttatgaaTCAGAAACCACTGAAATCTGATAGTTAAAATAAAACAACAGTACACTTGAACAGATTATCTATGAGTTCGAAAATATTAATACATGAACACGGATCATAATCTGTCCTCACCCACTGACTTGCTACCCCCCTTGCATACTACCAAAAGGAAATACAAAGACTAGCACAAGAATCCACTTGTTATTGGTGCGCTTGTTATTGGAAACGCACCCATAACAAATAACAAACGCACCCATAACAAACATCTAtgaagccttatcccaactatttGAAATGGATCTTTGCCTAAGGCTGGGACCGACATGAACTACAGACCATACAAATTTGCAGAATTCCCTCATAAAAGTCCATGTCATGATATTTGACAAATTCCACAAGAAGAATAGATCTAATCCAAAACTCATGTATCACTGGAAAATCGTtataaaacaaaggaaaaacttGGGTATACAAGCTGATTGATTCAAGAaaacgcccccccccccccccccggcttCTTTGGTTTTAGTTGATATAAACTTATTCTGCAAAGTATATTGCAAGGCAGACTGAATAGAGAATAATGGATGATTAGGACCACATATTGAAGAATTTTATGTCACAGCCATCCCAGAATTAATCCATTGGTTGGAAGATTTGGATAGGCAGGCCTGCCACCAGAACTGATGTCCGAAGTAGTTTCCACAAACATGCGAACTTGCTATTTGACGGCTCGTAGCTCAATTCACATGATCCAAAGTTCAAACGATTACTTTGAAACAGAAATTACAACACAATTCTTGTTCACCTAGAAGAAGCATTTCCCTAACCATATTCACTGGCGAATACACCAAATTGTGCAATGACCATATAAATACAACACCGGGAGACTGCGGCTGGTCAACCCAGGTAGGAAAAGAGAACATGTAATGGAGCAGCTCCATGAGGAAAACATAATGTATGACCCCAAATCATGCAAGTTATGAAAGGTTGCTCCGAAAACCGTTTGTGATGGAATGAAACGACAAACAATTCAGCTCAAAACTTGTACAAGGGAATATCAATTTCGCAGAGATATCCACACTATTAAGCTATAACTTATATACATATAACCACAACAGGCCTAATGCCCAACATTTTATAGTACAGTGAAAGAAAATTGAAGAAGTAGTGACAGGATTAAAGTAACTACCTTTGGAGGAAGGAAGCTCCTTTCCATCTCTTTCGTAGTATTCCCTTATCGACACCAAAGTTTTCCCTCTAAAATCCTGAATCGTAACTCTTCTCTTGTTCGATAACTGTAAGAAATCCAAGGCTCCATTAGACAAATAATTCCAAATAACTCTGAAAGCTAACTAGGGTTTGTTTGCTCTCACACTTTGCAAacaaactagggttttgaaaaaaatttgagaCAGGTACTAATGTTTCGAAAGGGACATTAACGAATTTGCAGTAAAGAGCAACTTACCCTGCAAATAATGAGATCGCCCTCATCGTCGTACTCTTTCTTAGAGATAATAGGCTTCCTCTTCCCCTCACCtccttcatcttcctcctcttcttcattttcttcaatctctttgttttcttcatcCGCTGCAGCGACTGCCTCCGCCTGTTGGCCGTCCTGCTCCTTGGAAAGCAGGAACGATTCGACTACCTTTCTGACGAAACGCTTGGGACCCGAACCTGAAAGATCGATCCCAAGCTTCTCGGCAGCCATGGCCCTGACCTTGGACTCAGTCATCTCGTTCATGTctgagtttcttaaaacctcCAACACAGTCTCCTCCACTTCATGTTGAGTTTCTGGTTCCATTTCTGCTTCTGGCCAAGATTATCAACTTGATCAATTTCATTCTCTCCCGTCATATCCTTTTTATAGCAATGATGGGATCGGACCGATACCAGTATCGGTTTTCAAAATGGCCGTATCGGATGGTTTTGCCCCTCATAGATGTCTATTCAGTGCACCGATAATGATACAGATCGGCCTGCAACCAACACCTAAAACCCATGTGTATTGATGtcgccatttttttttcttttattaccaGTTTCATCTATAATATAATTCTAGAGACTTCCTCGGGTCTCAGATAATTTTTGagttaaaaaatatcaatattgataaaATACGAGTCTAGCCGTATCACCCGTAATTCAAACATTAATAACTCTTTTATCGATATTTTCAATCCGTATTAGTATCAAGTATCGATGATACTGATATGTATCAGCCGTTACACTGATACAATCCTGATACTAAGAACCATGTGAGACTTGGGCCGgacgaaagagagagagagagagagagagagagagagagagaggcaactCTGTGAGAAAAAATGATCATGGACCACCATTTTAGTGAGATCTAAACTATGAGTAAAGAGAATGGATTCACCTATAAATCTGCTCTATTTTAAAGGTTCGAAATgtcttttactattttttgaCACTTATCTAAGCATGAtgattttataaaaagaaaaaaatatctaaGTATGATGATGGCTCTTCAGGGTGACTTAAGGAAAACTCAGTCCATACTCCATACTAACGAAAAGTTGATTTTAGGATCACCATTTTGGGAAATTGAAAACCCTATATTTTAATACAGCCAAAAGTAGCCATTGGGTTATGGTGCCAAGGCGAATTAAGGCATTCAAGGTGGATCAAATTCAAAGTGGCTGGACGCCGCTCAGGCACCAGTCCAAGCTGAGCCGTCTGGACGCCTAGCGACAAGAAACCTCCAACCCAAAGTACAAAGATTGGCAGCACAGTTGTACTGTGATTCATTGTTTTTCCTCATCTTCATCTGCTTTCATTGATGCAAAACTACCATTGATGTTCAAACCTCAAATGTATGATAACAACTTAACCAAAGAAAACATCttcaaaataaagagatatCAGAAGCATTTCATgaaaaagaaaacgaaaagCCAAAGGAAATCCTGTAAGAATATACAAGACTgccataaaaaaatttgttcctaGAGTGTAGTTACAGTTTATGAAATACAACAAGATCAGGTGAAAGTTTGATttcattcttctctttttctttccactACTTCCACTTAAAAACACTTTCAAGATGATTCAAGCTCATTTCATCCCAGTTGTACACCCTCGAACACAGCAATAAGCTCACCTGCCCTTGAATGAACCACATGTAATTGAAAGATCTCTCCTTAAATTCTTACGTTTTGAATCTCCTTGGATTTGGCCTCTCTTTGCTGCACAAGTAGATGAGTTAGAGACTTGGAGTAATGGATATACCAGTTCAGTATCAATGTATGAATGAGAGTATGTCCACAATCATGTTTAACAAAAACACCATCCCTTGCAGGGATGGTCCAGAACCAGGTAATCAGAACTGGCCAAATGATAAGGGGGAAAACATAAGGAGATCTTCTTAATTCAGTTGAACTGGCAGGTTGAAGCAAGCTGACTAATATCGGCAGACTTTTAAACAGTAAGCCAAGTCCAGCCAGCCCAGATCATCCAATTCAACAAAATCATGCAGGTCACAAGTTCAATACAATGTTAAACAAATCCAGACCTAGATCAGGACCTGCCAGTGGCACCAGACTAAAACTACAAGCTTTTAAGCTGCATTTTGTGATTATGGTCAGCAGAAGTTCTTTAATATAATAGGACATTAACAGCGTATTAGTCTGAAGCAtgtgaaaagaagagaaaaaaaatgtcgCGCACATGAGAGACATTATTATCATACCACTCGCAAGGCATGAACATCTTAAGAGTTTCAAATGTCATCTTGTAGTTCAATTTAACTCCTGTCAGAAGAgagtttttggatttttttagttGTAATTGCTGCAATAGCTACCATGTGTATGTCTTTATGCTAGGTTACAAACAGGTTTGTCTTGAAGGAGTGTAATGATCCAGCATTGGACATTATCTCTCAAGAACAGTGATGTTATACAGTAATAAACCCGTCACTaatgcatcattttttttttttttttttttttttttttttttttttaacataacaATTATCAACTACAATTAGAAGTTGGAAGATAcatcaataaaaatatcaaGGAGATGCACAAAGAGCCATTGCCATGTCCAATGGCTGATGCATTTTTAGCTCTACTTCTATTTTCTGCCTTCATGTGAAGAATGGTTGAATTTCTGATTCAAGATCCTAGCAGCTGGCAGCCTGGCACTCATCAGATGACAAGAAAGGACACGCAAAAGCATAGAATAGTAATTACAAACCATTTATccaggagagaaaatagaagaaaccaGAAACATGTAATAAGAATTTTACCTTGCTGGAACCTCATCAGTGCTGATCACTGAAGGTTCTCTTCTGCCACCTCCAAAGGCAACCTCGTCCATGTTTTGCCCACGTCGCCTGTACTTACCACCAGATGCCACATACCCAGGACAAGGCCTGTACGCTTTTATGGGCCACCAGCCAAAACCAGGGACTGTTGCTATTCCCCCTTGAATCCTTCCCTCGCCATTGCAGCCCTTCTCTAGTTCCTCTCTCCCACAAGCCTTACACGCCCTATAAATGAGCCCTTCtcaatgatttgaaattaacaTTTTTATCATTCATCCATCTAAAATTTTTtatcagaaataaaaaaaaggtaaattgaCAACATTTTACATCAGTCTATAGATTTCAAGAGGATACCACTCATTTGTACCCCCACAAAATTT
Proteins encoded:
- the LOC122068066 gene encoding uncharacterized protein LOC122068066 isoform X2 — translated: MASLLPLQTASQSFYSHRPYFTCSIRSHSTNPVAAFKAKPISLNAPLVSLVEDSSPASPDVVSIEAESAIEDADKFLLRACKACGREELEKGCNGEGRIQGGIATVPGFGWWPIKAYRPCPGYVASGGKYRRRGQNMDEVAFGGGRREPSVISTDEVPASKERPNPRRFKT
- the LOC122068066 gene encoding uncharacterized protein LOC122068066 isoform X1; its protein translation is MASLLPLQTASQSFYSHRPYFTCSIRSHSTNPVAAFKAKPISLNAPLVSLVEDSSPASPDVVSIEAESAIEDADKFLLRHILLSQLGLIYRACKACGREELEKGCNGEGRIQGGIATVPGFGWWPIKAYRPCPGYVASGGKYRRRGQNMDEVAFGGGRREPSVISTDEVPASKERPNPRRFKT
- the LOC122068065 gene encoding RNA polymerase II transcriptional coactivator KELP-like gives rise to the protein MEPETQHEVEETVLEVLRNSDMNEMTESKVRAMAAEKLGIDLSGSGPKRFVRKVVESFLLSKEQDGQQAEAVAAADEENKEIEENEEEEEDEGGEGKRKPIISKKEYDDEGDLIICRLSNKRRVTIQDFRGKTLVSIREYYERDGKELPSSKGISLTAEQWSAFRKAMPGVEEAINKMESRLR